One Spinacia oleracea cultivar Varoflay chromosome 4, BTI_SOV_V1, whole genome shotgun sequence DNA segment encodes these proteins:
- the LOC130471868 gene encoding protein DETOXIFICATION 34, protein MITLESEEPIIQQINPPTSKANPEPTTKPQFGMPPNVGQTKYSPPLESKATPDWHSYSVIFQNNCLDAFVVSSSFVMILKTSRTWFSNFIYFLVKTRTLSINLDRCMVEVFTIMNLNGWEGMLLIGINAAIGVRVSNELGSGNARAAKYSVIVIVSQSLYIESKDMQNAVAHLAYLLGITMVLNSVQPVISGSSIILLIIGVAVGGGWQALVAYVNLFSYYVIGLPLGFFLGYKTPLGVEGVVLHYAWYLDRNDNRN, encoded by the exons atgaTAACACTAGAGTCGGAAGAACCGATAATCCAACAAATAAACCCACCCACCTCAAAGGCCAACCCAGAACCTACAACAAAACCCCAGTTCGGCATGCCTCCAAATGTTGGACAGACCAAATATTCACCACCCTTAGAAAGTAAAGCAACCCCAG ATTGGCATTCTTACAGTGTTATCTTTCAAAACAACTGCTTAGATGCATTTGTAGTTTCTAGCAGTTTTGTTATGATCCTCAAAACTTCTAGAACTTGGTTTAGCAATTTCATATACTTTTTGGTAAAAACAAGAACACTTTCAATAAATCTTGACAGATGTATGGTAGAAGTTTTCACTAT TATGAATTTAAATGGATGGGAAGGCATGCTATTAATAGGAATCAATGCTGCTATAGG AGTTCGAGTATCCAACGAGCTTGGATCAGGAAATGCAAGAGCGGCCAAGTATTCCGTGATAGTCATTGTTTCTCAGTCCCTCTACATAG AAAGTAAAGATATGCAAAACGCTGTTGCTCATTTAGCCTATCTTCTGGGCATTACCATGGTGCTTAACAGTGTCCAGCCAGTCATATCAG GTTCAAGTATAATTTTGTTGATTATAGGTGTCGCGGTTGGAGGAGGGTGGCAGGCCTTAGTTGCTTACGTAAACCTGTTTTCCTACTATGTTATTGGACTTCCTCTGGGATTTTTCCTCGGCTATAAGACTCCCTTAGGTGTGGAG GGTGTTGTGCTGCACTATGCATGGTATTTGGATAGGAATGATAATCGGAACTAG